A single genomic interval of Psychroserpens sp. NJDZ02 harbors:
- a CDS encoding TIGR02757 family protein, whose protein sequence is MNKKDLKDFLDNKVEQYNKPDFITSDPIQIPHLFSKKEDIEIAGFLSATISWGNRKSIITNCHKMMVLLEQSPFDFIMNHEESDLEKLEPFVHRTFNGLDFITFIKGLQHIYTNHKGLEAVFAKHAEKDSLQLSIHHFKQTFFEIDHLQRTQKHISDPLKNSAAKRINMFLRWMIRPNTTNVDLGIWSSLSPVQLSCPLDVHSGNVARKLGLLKRKQNDGKALAELDTALRQLDKNDPVKYDFALFGLGVFEKF, encoded by the coding sequence ATGAATAAAAAAGACCTCAAAGATTTCCTTGACAATAAAGTAGAACAGTATAATAAGCCCGATTTTATCACTAGTGACCCCATCCAGATTCCTCATTTATTCAGTAAAAAAGAAGATATTGAAATTGCAGGGTTTTTAAGTGCTACTATATCTTGGGGAAACAGAAAAAGTATCATTACCAATTGTCATAAAATGATGGTATTATTAGAACAATCCCCATTTGATTTTATAATGAACCATGAAGAATCTGATTTAGAAAAATTAGAACCTTTTGTACATCGCACTTTTAATGGTCTTGACTTTATAACATTTATTAAAGGTTTACAACACATTTACACCAATCACAAAGGTTTGGAAGCTGTATTTGCCAAACATGCTGAAAAAGATAGCTTACAATTGTCAATACATCATTTTAAACAAACTTTTTTCGAAATAGACCATTTACAACGCACACAAAAGCATATTAGTGATCCTCTTAAAAATAGTGCTGCTAAGCGTATCAATATGTTTCTACGCTGGATGATTAGACCAAACACCACTAATGTGGACTTAGGGATTTGGAGCAGCTTATCTCCTGTACAATTATCATGTCCTTTGGATGTACACTCGGGGAACGTTGCAAGAAAATTAGGGCTTTTAAAACGTAAACAAAATGACGGTAAAGCTTTAGCCGAATTAGATACTGCTTTAAGACAATTAGATAAAAATGACCCAGTAAAATATGATTTTGCTTTATTTGGTTTAGGTGTTTTTGAAAAATTTTAA
- a CDS encoding CPBP family intramembrane glutamic endopeptidase, with translation MTKLFESIFAYIKNPRPKHLKHTSFEQKFGIVLQCVPLCLLIGLGFGVLIAIIEAAGVYSSDTHAMNKLFEEKPAIYIIFTAVIVAPIIEELIFRGPITLFNKKYFKIAFYFFTLLFGYVHIFNFEITPKIVLLSPLLVAPQIVVGIVFGYIRVRLGLVYSMLLHACYNGVIVIPSVLLMS, from the coding sequence ATGACCAAATTATTTGAATCTATTTTTGCTTATATTAAAAATCCACGTCCAAAACATTTAAAGCACACCAGCTTTGAACAAAAGTTTGGTATTGTTTTACAATGTGTGCCGCTTTGTTTATTAATTGGACTGGGTTTTGGTGTTTTAATTGCTATAATTGAAGCTGCAGGTGTTTATAGTTCTGATACGCATGCTATGAATAAGCTTTTTGAAGAAAAACCTGCAATTTACATCATATTTACTGCAGTAATCGTTGCCCCAATAATTGAAGAACTAATTTTTAGAGGACCAATAACGCTATTCAATAAAAAATATTTTAAAATAGCCTTTTACTTCTTTACGTTACTTTTTGGTTATGTCCATATTTTTAATTTTGAGATTACCCCAAAAATAGTATTATTATCACCACTATTAGTCGCCCCTCAAATAGTTGTAGGAATCGTTTTTGGTTACATCCGTGTGCGTTTAGGCTTAGTGTACTCCATGTTATTGCATGCTTGTTATAACGGCGTTATCGTTATTCCTTCTGTCTTATTAATGAGCTAA
- a CDS encoding DUF5916 domain-containing protein, giving the protein MSYQSIAQDKKSYQIKRTDYPPKIDGILDDKAWTDAQIATDFTEFKPDVGDTATADKKTKVRMTYDDSGIYVAAYCYDKPEDIMRQFTQRDNFGQSDFFGLIFNPNNDAQNNTEFFVFSSGTQADAVESPNYGEDFGWNAVWESSTKIVEDGWIVEIKIPYRALRFTQQEDPTWGIQFHRHYRKTREQTTWNAIDVTKGNVGLYNAELKGITNITPPTRLSFFPYASGLVSTYDGETDSDFAAGLDIKYGITENLTLDATLIPDFSQAGFDDVQLNLGPFEQQFSEQRQFFTEGVDLFSKGNLFYSRRVGNSPSGRLNLNDNETIQEYPEKVQLLNAVKVSGRTKNGLGIGFFNAITEKTEVSITDAETGGKRSQVVEPLANYNIMVLDQQFNKNSSVTLINTNVTRDGDFRDANVTGLLLDLVNKNNTYGAVAEVKMSTFNDVPDKDNGYNAQFAMGKNSGKLRYSIDYSYADENYDINDLGILFRNNYSNYGADISYRTFEPSKNFNNTYLGAWLNYEQLANPNTFTGANTGIEFNGQTKTLHNLGINSNWNIGKQYDYFEPRNGFDSYFLTENYAQTNMWISSNYNLFFAIDANLGYGRLFNETRKNFNNVWFGLNPRFKFNDKFLMVLGYDYDNYTADRGYVNGQEIDDRILFGQRDRIDMTASISGSYNFNSFNALTLSFRNYLSTVTYDNNLYVLQNNGTLIESDIYTKNTISSDPDFDPDINFNTWNLDLSYTWQFAPGSQLTALYRNQIFNLSNNSEASFFDSTDDLFKQKQRNTFSLKLVYFIDYSDLKNVLKKKSKTS; this is encoded by the coding sequence ATGTCATATCAATCAATAGCACAAGACAAAAAATCGTATCAAATAAAACGGACTGATTACCCACCAAAAATTGATGGTATTTTAGACGATAAAGCTTGGACTGATGCGCAAATAGCCACAGATTTTACAGAATTTAAACCAGATGTGGGCGATACAGCTACAGCAGATAAAAAGACTAAAGTTAGAATGACTTACGACGATTCTGGTATTTACGTTGCGGCCTATTGTTATGACAAGCCGGAAGATATTATGCGCCAATTTACACAACGTGATAACTTTGGCCAATCCGATTTTTTTGGTTTAATATTTAATCCAAATAATGATGCACAAAATAATACCGAGTTCTTCGTATTTAGTTCAGGTACACAAGCAGATGCTGTAGAAAGTCCTAATTATGGAGAAGACTTTGGATGGAATGCTGTATGGGAAAGTAGCACAAAAATAGTTGAGGATGGTTGGATTGTAGAAATCAAAATACCTTACAGAGCCTTACGTTTTACACAACAGGAAGATCCAACTTGGGGAATCCAGTTTCATAGACATTACAGAAAAACACGTGAACAAACGACGTGGAACGCTATTGATGTCACTAAAGGAAATGTTGGTCTTTATAATGCAGAATTAAAAGGCATTACAAACATCACACCTCCTACCCGATTAAGCTTTTTTCCTTATGCTTCTGGATTAGTTAGTACTTATGATGGTGAGACAGATTCTGATTTTGCGGCAGGGTTAGATATTAAATATGGTATTACAGAAAACCTAACATTAGATGCTACTTTAATTCCTGATTTTAGTCAAGCAGGCTTTGACGATGTGCAATTAAATTTAGGCCCTTTTGAACAACAGTTTTCCGAACAACGTCAATTTTTTACAGAAGGTGTAGATCTATTTAGCAAAGGAAATTTATTTTATTCTCGACGTGTTGGAAATAGTCCCTCTGGACGATTAAACCTAAATGACAACGAGACTATCCAAGAATATCCAGAAAAAGTACAGTTATTAAATGCTGTAAAAGTATCAGGACGAACAAAAAACGGATTAGGAATTGGTTTTTTTAATGCCATTACAGAAAAAACAGAAGTATCTATTACAGATGCAGAAACTGGAGGTAAACGGAGTCAAGTGGTAGAACCTCTTGCTAATTATAACATCATGGTTTTAGACCAACAATTTAATAAAAATTCTTCTGTAACATTAATTAATACAAATGTAACAAGAGATGGCGATTTTAGAGATGCCAACGTTACTGGGTTGCTTTTAGATTTAGTCAATAAAAACAATACTTATGGGGCTGTAGCCGAAGTTAAAATGAGCACGTTTAATGACGTTCCTGATAAAGACAATGGTTATAATGCACAATTTGCTATGGGTAAAAATAGTGGAAAACTAAGATATAGCATAGATTATAGCTATGCTGACGAGAATTATGACATTAACGATTTAGGAATCCTATTCAGAAATAATTATAGTAACTATGGCGCAGATATTAGTTACCGTACTTTTGAGCCTAGTAAAAACTTTAACAACACCTATCTGGGTGCTTGGCTAAACTACGAACAACTAGCTAATCCGAATACTTTTACGGGAGCAAATACTGGTATTGAATTTAATGGACAAACCAAAACACTTCATAATTTAGGAATTAACTCCAATTGGAATATTGGTAAACAATATGATTATTTTGAGCCTAGAAATGGATTTGATAGTTACTTTCTTACCGAAAATTATGCACAAACCAACATGTGGATTTCTAGTAATTACAACTTGTTTTTTGCGATTGATGCTAACTTAGGATATGGCCGTTTATTTAATGAAACACGTAAAAATTTTAATAATGTTTGGTTTGGATTAAATCCAAGATTTAAATTTAATGACAAATTTTTAATGGTATTGGGTTATGATTATGACAATTACACCGCAGACCGAGGTTATGTCAATGGTCAAGAGATTGACGACAGGATTTTGTTTGGGCAACGCGATCGTATAGATATGACAGCAAGTATTTCTGGTAGTTATAATTTTAATTCTTTTAATGCATTAACATTAAGTTTTAGAAACTATTTGAGCACAGTTACTTATGACAACAACCTGTATGTATTACAAAACAATGGAACATTAATAGAATCTGATATCTATACTAAAAACACGATTAGTAGTGACCCTGATTTTGATCCAGACATTAATTTTAATACCTGGAACTTAGATTTAAGCTACACCTGGCAATTTGCTCCTGGAAGTCAACTGACTGCATTATACAGAAATCAAATTTTTAATTTATCTAACAACTCGGAAGCTAGCTTTTTTGACAGTACCGACGATTTATTTAAACAAAAACAACGCAATACATTTTCGCTAAAATTAGTTTACTTTATTGATTACAGCGATTTAAAAAACGTGTTAAAAAAGAAAAGCAAAACAAGTTAA
- a CDS encoding CDP-alcohol phosphatidyltransferase family protein, producing MSKLPQAHKFIDLSDYGRPIARVIANRLKHTQFTPVHVTLAFIVSGLIAIYCIIMGYYWAAAFFLIFKSILDAADGELARIKQTPSYTGRYLDSVADILLNAIIFSTIWYITETPIWLTILAFLGIQLQGTLYNYYYVILRNKFDGDTTSRIFESKTPIALTGEKQSHVNTLFKLYTLLYGGFDKTIYFLDPRAAYGKVFPKWLMTSISTFGLGFQLLIIAILLVSDLKDYIIPFFVGYSGMIFIFIAIRKLFYK from the coding sequence ATGTCAAAATTACCACAAGCGCATAAATTTATTGATCTTTCGGATTACGGAAGACCTATTGCCAGAGTTATTGCCAATCGTTTAAAACATACCCAATTTACACCAGTCCATGTAACCTTAGCTTTTATAGTCTCTGGATTAATTGCCATTTACTGTATTATAATGGGCTATTATTGGGCTGCTGCTTTTTTTTTAATATTTAAATCCATACTTGATGCTGCGGATGGCGAGTTGGCTAGAATCAAACAAACTCCATCTTATACGGGACGCTATTTGGACTCGGTGGCAGATATTTTACTAAATGCTATTATTTTTAGTACCATTTGGTATATCACAGAAACTCCTATTTGGTTAACGATACTAGCCTTTTTAGGAATACAATTACAAGGCACATTGTATAATTACTATTATGTTATTTTAAGAAATAAATTTGATGGTGATACGACAAGTCGCATTTTTGAATCCAAAACCCCAATAGCTTTAACTGGCGAAAAACAAAGTCATGTTAATACGCTTTTTAAGCTATACACTTTATTATATGGTGGTTTTGATAAAACTATTTACTTCTTGGATCCAAGAGCAGCCTATGGAAAAGTATTTCCTAAATGGTTGATGACTAGTATTTCGACCTTTGGTTTAGGTTTTCAATTATTAATTATTGCTATATTATTAGTCTCTGATTTAAAAGACTATATCATCCCCTTTTTTGTTGGCTATTCTGGAATGATTTTTATCTTTATAGCTATCCGTAAATTATTTTACAAATAA
- the msrA gene encoding peptide-methionine (S)-S-oxide reductase MsrA: MKEENLQIATFAGGCFWCTEAVFLRIEGVEKVVSGYTGGTIKNPAYREITTGRTGHAEGIQMFYDENKVRYTELLELFFATHDPTTLNRQGHDVGTQYRSAIFYNSEIQKEMAEDFINLLEKEAVFNSPIVTEVTALGPFYIAEDAHQTYYDRNKEASYCQFVIDPKIDKIKKYYSNKLKEKHV; encoded by the coding sequence ATGAAAGAAGAAAATTTACAAATAGCTACTTTTGCAGGCGGTTGTTTCTGGTGTACAGAAGCCGTTTTTTTAAGAATAGAAGGTGTGGAAAAGGTAGTTTCTGGATATACAGGCGGTACTATTAAAAATCCTGCATATAGAGAAATTACTACGGGTAGAACGGGACATGCGGAAGGTATTCAGATGTTTTATGATGAAAATAAAGTAAGGTATACAGAGTTGCTAGAACTTTTTTTTGCAACACACGACCCTACAACTTTAAACAGACAAGGTCATGATGTAGGAACACAATATAGATCTGCTATTTTTTATAATTCTGAAATCCAAAAAGAAATGGCGGAAGATTTTATTAACTTATTAGAAAAAGAAGCTGTTTTTAATAGTCCAATTGTTACCGAAGTTACAGCATTGGGGCCATTTTATATTGCGGAGGATGCACATCAAACGTATTACGACAGAAACAAAGAAGCATCGTATTGCCAGTTTGTAATTGATCCAAAAATTGATAAGATTAAAAAATATTATAGTAATAAATTAAAAGAAAAACACGTTTAA
- the folE gene encoding GTP cyclohydrolase I FolE, with translation MPYKQFEEYSIKVTDDVKERYKNIIEDLGEDTNREGLIKTPERAAKAMQFLTQGYDQDAAEILKGAMFKEEYNDMVIVKDIEFYSLCEHHILPFFGKAHIAYIPNGHIVGLSKLPRIVDVFSRRLQVQERLTHQILDCINDTLKPEGVAVVIEASHMCMQMRGVQKQNSVTTTSGFRGAFENIETRTEFLNLISSKLS, from the coding sequence ATGCCATATAAACAATTTGAAGAGTATAGTATTAAAGTTACTGATGATGTCAAAGAACGTTATAAAAATATTATTGAAGATTTAGGTGAGGATACCAATCGAGAAGGTTTGATAAAAACACCAGAACGTGCAGCAAAGGCCATGCAGTTTTTAACGCAAGGTTACGATCAAGATGCGGCTGAAATATTAAAAGGGGCCATGTTCAAGGAAGAATATAACGATATGGTTATTGTAAAAGATATCGAATTTTACTCACTTTGCGAGCATCATATTTTACCATTTTTTGGAAAAGCACATATTGCATATATTCCAAATGGTCATATTGTAGGATTAAGTAAATTACCACGAATTGTGGATGTTTTTTCTAGACGTTTGCAAGTACAAGAACGTTTAACGCATCAAATATTAGATTGTATTAATGATACTCTAAAACCCGAAGGTGTAGCGGTAGTTATTGAAGCGAGTCATATGTGTATGCAAATGAGAGGCGTGCAAAAACAAAATAGCGTTACAACAACTTCAGGGTTTAGAGGGGCTTTTGAAAATATCGAAACACGCACAGAATTTTTGAATTTAATAAGCTCTAAATTGAGTTAA
- a CDS encoding ABC transporter ATP-binding protein, whose product MIKAKNIHKYYDDLHVLKGVNVHIKKGEIVSIVGASGAGKTTLLQILGTLDFIENKKESRLEINGKDITRLTEKQLAQFRNQHIGFIFQFHQLLPEFTALENVCIPAYIKGTNKADAEKRAKELLDFLGLSHRYNHKPSELSGGEQQRVAVARALVNNPELIFADEPSGNLDSESAENLHNLFFKLRDQFGQTFVIVTHNEELANLADRKLTMVDGNII is encoded by the coding sequence ATGATTAAAGCAAAAAATATACATAAGTATTATGACGATTTACACGTATTAAAAGGTGTAAATGTCCACATCAAAAAAGGAGAAATCGTATCTATTGTTGGTGCTTCTGGAGCAGGAAAAACCACTTTACTACAAATTTTAGGAACTTTAGATTTTATTGAAAATAAAAAAGAGAGTCGCCTTGAAATTAACGGAAAAGATATTACCCGTTTAACCGAAAAACAATTAGCACAATTCAGAAACCAACATATTGGATTTATATTCCAGTTTCATCAACTATTACCAGAGTTTACAGCTTTGGAAAACGTCTGTATTCCCGCCTATATAAAAGGAACCAATAAAGCTGACGCTGAAAAAAGAGCGAAAGAATTATTAGACTTTTTAGGATTGTCTCATAGGTACAATCATAAACCAAGTGAGTTATCTGGTGGAGAACAACAACGTGTAGCAGTGGCTAGAGCTTTAGTAAATAATCCTGAATTAATCTTTGCTGATGAACCTTCAGGGAATTTAGATAGCGAAAGCGCAGAAAACTTACACAACCTATTTTTTAAATTAAGAGACCAATTTGGACAAACCTTTGTTATTGTAACTCATAACGAAGAATTAGCCAATCTAGCAGATAGAAAATTAACGATGGTGGACGGAAATATTATTTAA
- a CDS encoding peptidase M61 gives MKKLLVTTIATGLLLVGCNSTKTTDKLASQTPIATAIDLSKVVNDKAPVTINPGRFTEQTVTYRLPRVVQGTYSVSDFGKYIDDFKAVDYKGNELPTTKVDTNTWTIANATQLDYITYNANDTFDQEVSGGIGGEAPFSPAGTNIEPNNYVLNLHGFIGYFDNLKDSQYSLDVTAPADFKRTSALQETGKTVSNDGQLATSSYFAPRYFDITDNPMFYGDLDVEEFQVGDIKIVLSVYSPNKVHTAASIKAVMEKMMLAQKAYLGDVNSTPRYDIYLYLSEEKPDSPKGFGALEHHTSTVVVLAESSPFEALAESMVDVVSHEFFHIVTPLSVHSEDVHYFDYNQPTFSKHLWMYEGVTEYFATLFQVDQDLIDNEEFYGDILSKIQTSANMDDSMSFTVMSENVLDQPYAPQYYNVYMKGALIGMCIDILMREESNGDRGILSLMKELSNKYGKNKPFEDDKLIEEITAMTYPSVGAFLNTHVVGGTPIDYSVYFEKVGLSLDKGRVKTNYIQNDGVLIFSPNKETMTIPFSEAVSNNSFWADNGVLPGDVIKTVNGKELNMGTAQTVITGMYMWQPGTDINVVIDRAGEEIVIKTKTTQSYTMGIKLAENPKATAAQKATRKAWLKG, from the coding sequence ATGAAAAAACTTTTAGTAACGACTATCGCAACAGGACTTTTATTAGTCGGTTGTAATAGTACAAAAACAACTGATAAATTAGCGTCTCAAACACCTATAGCGACAGCAATTGATTTGTCTAAAGTCGTAAACGATAAAGCACCTGTAACGATTAACCCTGGACGTTTTACAGAACAAACGGTAACGTATAGACTGCCAAGAGTTGTACAAGGAACGTATTCGGTAAGTGATTTTGGTAAATATATTGACGATTTCAAAGCGGTAGATTATAAAGGTAATGAATTGCCAACAACAAAAGTTGATACAAATACGTGGACTATTGCTAATGCAACACAGTTAGACTATATTACATATAATGCTAATGATACTTTTGATCAAGAAGTATCAGGAGGAATAGGAGGAGAGGCACCATTTTCTCCAGCAGGAACAAATATAGAACCTAATAATTACGTCTTAAACTTACACGGTTTTATTGGATATTTTGATAATTTAAAGGATAGCCAATATAGTTTAGATGTTACCGCACCTGCAGACTTTAAACGTACCTCTGCATTACAAGAAACAGGAAAAACCGTTAGTAATGATGGTCAATTGGCAACGTCTAGTTATTTTGCACCGCGTTACTTTGATATTACTGATAATCCAATGTTTTATGGTGATTTAGATGTTGAAGAATTTCAAGTTGGAGATATCAAAATTGTATTAAGTGTATACTCTCCAAACAAAGTACATACAGCAGCAAGTATTAAAGCTGTTATGGAAAAAATGATGCTTGCTCAAAAAGCATATTTAGGAGATGTAAATAGTACACCTCGTTATGATATTTATTTATATTTATCTGAAGAAAAACCAGACTCTCCTAAAGGATTTGGAGCTTTAGAACACCATACCTCTACAGTAGTCGTTTTAGCAGAAAGCTCACCTTTTGAGGCATTAGCCGAAAGCATGGTTGATGTTGTTTCTCATGAGTTTTTTCATATTGTAACACCTTTAAGTGTACACTCGGAAGATGTGCATTATTTTGATTATAATCAACCAACATTTTCTAAGCATCTATGGATGTATGAAGGTGTAACAGAATATTTTGCGACATTATTTCAAGTGGATCAAGATTTAATTGATAATGAAGAATTTTATGGTGATATTTTAAGTAAAATACAGACTTCAGCCAATATGGATGATAGTATGAGTTTTACAGTAATGAGTGAAAATGTATTAGACCAACCGTATGCACCTCAGTATTATAATGTATACATGAAAGGGGCTTTAATTGGTATGTGTATTGATATTTTGATGCGTGAAGAGAGTAATGGAGATAGAGGTATTTTATCTTTAATGAAAGAATTGTCTAATAAATATGGTAAAAACAAACCTTTTGAAGATGATAAGTTAATTGAAGAAATTACAGCAATGACGTACCCAAGTGTTGGAGCGTTTTTAAATACGCATGTTGTTGGTGGTACACCTATAGATTATTCCGTTTATTTTGAAAAAGTAGGATTATCTTTAGATAAAGGGCGTGTTAAAACTAATTATATACAAAATGATGGTGTTTTAATTTTCTCTCCTAATAAAGAAACGATGACGATTCCTTTTAGCGAAGCAGTGAGTAATAATAGTTTTTGGGCCGATAATGGGGTGTTACCAGGAGATGTTATTAAAACGGTTAATGGTAAAGAATTAAATATGGGAACAGCTCAAACTGTGATTACAGGGATGTATATGTGGCAACCAGGAACAGATATTAATGTGGTTATTGATAGAGCAGGAGAAGAGATTGTTATTAAAACAAAAACAACTCAATCTTATACTATGGGAATTAAATTAGCAGAAAATCCAAAAGCTACTGCTGCGCAAAAGGCAACAAGAAAGGCTTGGCTTAAAGGTTAA
- a CDS encoding sensor histidine kinase: MIKPGFPINELERVSSVQKYRLIDTLPESDFDNITSLVATICDVPISLITVLDADRNFFKSHHGLEIQESPRDMSFCGHAILHEDDIFIVEDSRKDVRFKDNPLVTNLKAIFYAGVPLRDQNGLVIGTLCVYDHKPRQLTSLQKKALITISKQVMNLFELRLNNRLLDETKQELTDRNSELNKFASHVSHDLKSPLANIISLTNFLKEEEGNTFTEESVEFINYIEESAESLKDYIDGILMHYKTNELLIADKELVSINQLLGSVQRMHMLDDNQFKINSSGDQVFINKAAVTQILINLVDNALKYNNKPAPEVTINVSEDKNFYIFSVLDNGNGIPDNQSNDVFKLFNTNDQTDSLGKKGTGIGLFTVQNLVKKLGGLVTLQSKLGEGSTFKFTIEK; this comes from the coding sequence ATGATTAAACCTGGTTTTCCTATAAATGAGCTTGAACGTGTATCTTCAGTCCAAAAATACAGACTAATAGATACACTTCCAGAAAGTGATTTTGACAACATTACTAGTTTGGTAGCAACTATTTGTGATGTTCCAATCTCATTAATTACAGTTTTAGATGCCGATCGCAATTTTTTTAAATCGCATCATGGTTTAGAGATACAAGAATCACCAAGAGATATGTCCTTTTGTGGACATGCTATTTTACACGAGGATGACATTTTTATTGTTGAAGATTCTAGAAAAGATGTTCGATTTAAAGACAATCCATTAGTAACGAATTTAAAAGCTATTTTTTATGCAGGGGTACCGCTAAGGGATCAAAATGGATTAGTAATAGGCACCCTTTGCGTCTATGATCATAAGCCAAGACAGTTGACTAGTTTACAAAAAAAGGCTTTAATTACAATTTCTAAACAGGTTATGAATTTGTTCGAATTAAGACTAAATAACAGACTTCTAGACGAAACAAAACAAGAATTAACAGATAGAAATAGTGAGCTCAATAAATTTGCAAGTCATGTCTCACACGACTTAAAATCACCATTAGCCAATATCATTTCGTTAACCAATTTTCTAAAAGAAGAAGAAGGCAATACTTTTACTGAAGAGTCTGTTGAATTTATCAACTATATTGAAGAATCTGCTGAATCTTTAAAAGACTACATTGACGGCATACTAATGCACTATAAAACTAATGAATTACTTATTGCGGATAAAGAGTTAGTAAGTATCAATCAGTTATTAGGCAGTGTACAACGCATGCACATGTTAGATGATAACCAATTTAAAATAAACAGTAGCGGTGACCAGGTTTTTATAAATAAAGCTGCAGTCACCCAAATACTGATAAATTTAGTCGATAATGCTTTAAAATATAATAATAAACCTGCTCCCGAAGTAACAATAAACGTTAGTGAAGATAAAAATTTCTATATATTTTCTGTTTTAGATAATGGAAATGGCATACCTGATAATCAATCAAACGACGTATTTAAGTTATTTAACACCAATGATCAAACAGATTCCTTAGGAAAAAAAGGTACCGGAATTGGGTTGTTTACAGTACAAAACTTAGTTAAAAAACTTGGTGGTTTAGTAACGCTTCAATCTAAATTAGGAGAAGGAAGTACCTTTAAGTTTACAATCGAAAAATAA
- a CDS encoding DUF6799 domain-containing protein has product MKKIILIVLTLFLGVHSLQAQDAKPIEDTNYVILLDSKVFHYTTEGVVQLQEDVTLNNGTVVKTDGTYITDKKTLKLEDGECLGMSGTFYKDQETLTKKLIKLMSKS; this is encoded by the coding sequence ATGAAAAAAATAATTCTTATTGTATTGACGTTATTCTTAGGTGTACATTCGTTACAAGCACAAGATGCTAAACCAATTGAAGACACTAATTATGTGATCCTTTTAGATAGTAAAGTCTTTCATTATACTACAGAGGGTGTCGTACAATTACAAGAGGATGTAACATTAAATAATGGTACAGTTGTTAAAACAGATGGAACTTATATCACTGATAAAAAAACGCTTAAACTTGAAGATGGCGAGTGTTTAGGGATGAGTGGAACTTTTTATAAAGACCAGGAAACTTTAACAAAAAAGTTGATTAAACTAATGAGTAAATCATAG